One stretch of Euphorbia lathyris chromosome 7, ddEupLath1.1, whole genome shotgun sequence DNA includes these proteins:
- the LOC136235854 gene encoding WAT1-related protein At4g08290: MENQASKLSDVFYKMRPYLLMICLQFGSAGNYIISMVTLNHGMNRYVLIVYRNGIAALVLAPFALIFERKTRPKITLPIFFQIMALGFLEPVLDQGFSYLGMQYTTTAYTSAIMNAVPSVTFVIAVILRLEHIRIKEIRSIAKVVGTMVTFGGALLMALYKGPLLNLFKSAASQHENAADSAAKHYVSGTLLILLGCVAWSAFYVLQSITLKKYPAELSLSTLICLSGTIQSSAVALAVVHHPSAWAVGWDSRLLAPVYTGVVTSGITYYVQSIVMKSRGPVFVTAFNPLCMIIVAILGSIILAEKIYLGSVIGGCIIAVGLYAVVWGKGKDYSGEDSGINEKEAAQELPITTTNANKLINSGISSDGK, translated from the exons ATGGAAAACCAAGCATCAAAGCTAAGTGATGTCTTCTACAAGATGAGACCTTATCTACTTATGATTTGCTTGCAATTCGGGTCGGCCGGAAATTACATAATAAGTATGGTAACTCTCAACCACGGCATGAATCGCTATGTCCTGATTGTCTACCGCAATGGGATAGCTGCGCTTGTTCTTGCTCCTTTCGCTTTAATATTCGAAAG GAAAACAAGGCCAAAGATAACATTGCCAATTTTCTTTCAAATAATGGCACTTGGTTTTCTAGA GCCAGTTTTGGACCAAGGTTTTAGTTACTTGGGGATGCAATACACGACAACCGCGTATACTTCTGCCATCATGAATGCCGTTCCTTCCGTCACCTTTGTAATCGCAGTCATTCTTCG GTTGGAACACATAAGGATTAAAGAGATAAGAAGCATAGCGAAAGTAGTTGGAACAATGGTAACATTTGGAGGAGCACTTCTAATGGCACTATACAAAGGCCCTCTccttaatttgtttaaatcaGCCGCTTCTCAACACGAAAATGCTGCCGATTCTGCCGCTAAACATTATGTTTCCGGCACTCTCCTAATCCTCCTGGGTTGTGTCGCCTGGTCCGCCTTTTATGTACTACAG TCAATAACGTTGAAGAAGTATCCGGCGGAGCTCTCCCTCTCCACGTTGATATGTTTGTCCGGCACAATTCAGAGTTCCGCGGTGGCGCTGGCGGTTGTCCACCACCCAAGTGCTTGGGCTGTTGGCTGGGATTCTAGGCTTCTTGCTCCTGTTTACACT gGTGTTGTTACTTCTGGAATAACTTATTATGTGCAAAGCATAGTGATGAAATCAAGAGGTCCAGTTTTTGTGACAGCTTTTAATCCTCTGTGTATGATCATTGTTGCTATTCTTGGCTCCATTATTTTGGCTGAGAAGATTTATCTTGGAag TGTGATTGGAGGGTGTATAATAGCAGTTGGGCTATATGCTGTTGTGTGGGGAAAAGGAAAAGATTATTCAGGGGAAGATTCAGGCATTAATGAAAAGGAAGCAGCTCAGGAATTACCAATTACAACAACTAatgctaataaattaattaactctGGAATTAGCAGTGATGGAAAGTAA
- the LOC136234781 gene encoding WAT1-related protein At1g21890-like — protein MGDQNSICRKVSEKIIKAKPFLAMVSLQFGYAGMYIITMVTLKHGMSHYILGVYRHVVATLVIAPFAFVLERKIRPKMTLAVFLRIVALGFLEPVLDQNLYYVGMQYTSATFASASVNVLPAITFIMAIIFRLERVNMKRIYDVAKVIGTGITVAGAMVMTLYKGPIIEFVKSHGSSHNGTTGGATAQHWVTGTLMLLGSCCGWAGFFILQSFTLKKYPAELSLTAWICLMGMVEGAAVSLVMERDMSAWKIGFDSRLLAAVYTGVVCSGIAYYIQAMVIKERGPVFVTSFSPLCMVITAALGTIILSEQLHLGSIIGAVFIVIGLYSVVWGKSKDFNNSEATNEKNGSQDQLQITEIAAKSSVRFANNNV, from the exons atggGGGACCAAAATTCAATATGTAGAAAAGTAAGTGAGAAAATAATAAAAGCAAAACCATTCTTGGCAATGGTGTCTCTTCAATTTGGATATGCAGGAATGTATATTATAACAATGGTTACTTTGAAGCATGGAATGAGTCATTACATTCTTGGTGTTTATCGCCATGTTGTTGCTACTCTTGTTATTGCTCCTTTTGCCTTTGTTCTTGAAAG GAAAATCAGGCCAAAGATGACTCTTGCTGTGTTCCTAAGGATAGTGGCACTTGGATTTCTAGA GCCAGTGCTAGATCAGAATTTATACTATGTGGGAATGCAATACACATCAGCAACTTTTGCATCAGCTTCAGTCAATGTCCTTCCTGCCATTACCTTTATTATGGCTATtattttcag GTTGGAAAGGGTGAATATGAAGAGGATATATGATGTGGCAAAAGTAATTGGGACAGGAATAACAGTAGCAGGAGCCATGGTTATGACTTTGTACAAAGGTCCAATAATTGAGTTTGTTAAGTCACATGGTTCGAGCCATAATGGAACCACTGGTGGTGCCACTGCTCAACATTGGGTCACAGGGACTTTGATGCTTCTTGGCAGTTGTTGTGGCTGGGCTGGCTTTTTCATTTTGCAA tCATTTACTCTGAAGAAATACCCAGCAGAGCTATCTTTGACAGCATGGATATGCTTGATGGGTATGGTGGAAGGAGCAGCAGTTTCACTTGTTATGGAAAGAGACATGTCCGCCTGGAAAATTGGCTTTGATTCTAGACTTCTTGCAGCTGTATACACT GGGGTGGTTTGCTCTGGAATTGCATATTATATACAAGCCATGGTGATTAAGGAAAGAGGCCCAGTTTTTGTGACCTCTTTTAGTCCTCTATGTATGGTCATCACTGCTGCTTTAGGGACCATTATTCTATCTGAACAACTTCACCTTGGCag TATAATTGGAGCAGTTTTCATAGTGATTGGGCTTTACAGTGTTGTGTGGGGTAAAAGCAAAGATTTTAACAACTCAGAagcaacaaatgaaaaaaatggaAGCCAAGATCAACTGCAAATCACTGAGATTGCTGCTAAATCATCAGTTAGGTTTGCTAATAATAATGTCTAA